CACAACCCCAAAAGGTATCGTAACTCCGCTCCGAAGAAGGCGCACAGTAaagaatcaatcaatcaatacatcAATTAATACTTGACTATAGGGTTATATGATTCAATGTACTTTGACTTGTGTGTACTGTGAGGTTTGTACTGTGAGGTTtgtttgcagaaaaaaagtgtaaacTGTATTGCAAGTCAGTCTCATAGAACAGCGTTGTTCTTTTATCTCTACATCACTCTGTGACAATATTATTGCCTCTACATTCTTTTGAACCGTTGGTTTCCCAGTGccaccacccccaccctgaAGCACCGTCTACAGAGGAGTGTGGCAGCAGTGCAGTGGAAGCCGCTGTGTGCGTCCGCCCTCGCTGTGGCTTGTCAAAACTGTTTACTGGTTTGGCACGTGGACCCCTGCTCGCTCTCAACCAGGTAGGTGAACTCCAGTAAAAATCACTTTTTGGAGAGTTGTAGTCTACAACCCCAAAAGGTATCGCAACTTATTGGGTCCGTATCAAACATTGTGACGACTTCCAGCTACAGAAATCAGCCCTTCATCATCTTAACTGGCACCTGTATCTTACATCcagtggtgaaagtaagccggtactgCCCGGTACGGCGCACCGGTAAGAAATtacgacacacgcacaggctCGTCGCTACAaagcaagcaaaacaagcaactgcttggggccccaagacaacgactggttaagaataaaatgcaacgacaaactgtgtgagcgcccctttgatggtcaatgcagtaaagtgcaatgacactgtTATCTGGATCCCCCTCAAAGGGCCCCTCTcatgagcaaaaaacaaaacctcaacagtcggcagtcatcatgtagcggaattatgcttcactactaaattgactaaactaaGTTTAAACCCTTTTTGACCGCCAAGGGTGCATCACTAAAGGAGGACGTGATcgaaaataaattaacaggttCCGCCATTGTTATTAGATCTGGACGAGCGGAGCGCTTGGACCCAGAAGAGGCTTAATGTGTGACGTCACACGTGacgtatcatagtaccaccaagaaatacaaactactttcacccctgctTACATCTTAATacatgtgttatttttagggctgtcaaatgattaaacattttaatcaaattaatcagaattttcagtggattaatcaggagtaatcactatttgcacctgaatcctaaccattttttctttctgaaatgcataccaaagatagataacaggacacagatacataattatcattattattatcatcatcatttttaaataaatacatgttattgatatttgacttggtttaattcattccagaaaataatcaaagcaatgtcacagactgatttccctgcatggctctagaagggtctcgagcctctgcagtttatcccactctgctgtggtcggcaaaacgagtttgtgctgctgatggtccagggctgcgatgaccagacatgactcccgaatttcaaagcccctcccaaaaatctcccggaccgacctttctcccgaataaCTCCcaatttccacccggacaacaatattgctacaccatccgtcactggcgCGCCTTTTCAGaccggacaataataaaagttacacctaaaagtcgagcgcggcaattagaacggaaaaagatgagactggcgctgcaaaggaaaccgctagcaccccccccccccccccccccacaatagcTATTGTgctggtcaaatgatctgaggttgattttgttaatggcctgcaaacattcagcgtggactggcgcaaacgacttgctgaacctgacggcctgacatatgcctacaggtggcagtaatgtgttgtataggatgaagtgcattccctagaggaagaggtactttcctgacctgaataatttgcatgcgtgaaatgtgttaaaaaaaattgacgtaattaacaactaATTAatgtcgttaacgcgctatttttgacagccctagttatttTGCAACAGGTTCATGCAGCCATCGCTTTTCTAACTCATATCTTGTATTCAAAGGAACTGTTGTCAAAGAGTGCGACTGTCTTTCCTTGATCTGTGCTCCTCATCCTCTCGACCCATCCAGGCCCTCGTCCGGTTGTGCTCAAGTTTTGTCTCATCCTGGTCACTCTCCGGTCACTTCCATCGCCTGGTCCCCGAGCGGATCTCTCCTCTTGTCTGCCTCGCCCATGGACACCGCCATGATGGTGTGAGGCCGCTTCTTCGCCGTTGAGTAATGATGAAAGGAAGAGGGACTAACGCAGTGACTGTTGTACCTTTTGGCATCAATGTGCTTCAGGTCTGGGATGTTGCTTCAGAGAGCTGTGTGCCACTTCAGCGTGTTGGAGGAGGTGGGGTCACTTTCCTTTCTTGGTCCCCTGATGGTAGCCATGTCCTGGCCTCTACACCTTCTGCCCTGTTCAGGTCAGACGCAGCACATTTTATACTCTAACCGTCCTTATAGAGACACTGCAGCGCATATAATTTGAAAGATAAGTGAAGCTGCCAGTGAACATGTGTCCACTCTCTACTGTTGTGCGTCTGGACTCAAGACAATTGCCAATTCCTGTATTCTAATATCATGAATATTTGAACAGGGATTAGTGACTTTGTCTGTCGGTTACAAGTGTGATAAGGTAACTGAGTGGACAGAACGTTAAGTGTCTTACACATGGATGAACAAACCTTCTTTCTTCAGGGTTTGGGAGACCAGGATGTGGACCTGTGAGCGTTGGCCGTGTGTGAAAGGGCGCTGCCAGGTGAAATAAAGTTACCGCATTTTTGAATTGCTGAATAAGGCAAAAAATGGTTTCTAAATCATGTATTTGAGAATGAAAAATGCATCTGGGtcaatcttttttatttttttggatagTCCGGCTGTTGGAGTCCAGATGGCAGTCGACTTCTTTTTGCCGTACAGGGAGAGGCGGTCATCTACGCTATGACCTTCAGTGATAAACCAGGTTATCTCTCTGATATGCTATGTCAAAACATTTCTGGAAAAAATATCAAGGTCAaaaattgtttttgaaaaatatcAAGACATTGGgctgaaaaatattttggaggtttggtcaaaaaatgtgttaaaatggtTTGGAAAAATGgttcaaaatgttaaaatgattaatattaatattagttgttttttgatgttttgaaaaggaaaaatattctTAGTTGAAAacatatcattaaaaaaagaattaggTAAAGTAaggtatgttttttatttttttttatccagcagGTGTACCAACGTGCACATCTACAGGgccgcaggcagcagcagcggtggccGACCTATCAGAGACCACCTTTAACACACCGGAAGGAGACATCACGTATGTATTTTAGATGAACTACTAACAAAAACGTCGACGAACAAGTCTTGTAAAAAGACTAGAAGCATTTCTGAAGCACCTTGTTCACaaagaataatacatttattaaagcaTTTGACGAGCACAAATCAGCTTGACTTCACATCGGCGCTGAACCTTACATCTCACTCACTGTCTTAATTTGTCTCCCAGTGTCGGCGGAGAGATCCAGTCTTTATCCTGGGACCCAACGGGAGAGAGGCTGGCAGTGCTTCTCAAGGGTTTGTCTCAATTTTCTTCTATTCACCCGATGAACCCAATCAGTGGGCCAttggtgttattttttgttttaataactcGTCTCTGTATTTGATCTTTCATTTCAGGTGATCCACAAGCAGCAGACAGGCCCTCAATCATAGCCATATTCAAGACAAGAACCAACCCAATTTTTGAGCTTTTACCTTGGTTtgttctaaaaaaataaaaaaaataatgttttgtatCTTTGTAGCTGATGCAGAGCTCAAAAGTACTGCATTTCCCAGGATAGTATTCCAAGTACTGAGTGTTTCTTGTGTTCCATTTTAGTGGTTTTGTTCAAGGGGAGCTGGATGCGGAGCCGAGACTAATGCAGTTTCACCCGAACTTCCAGCACGGCGCTCTGCTCACTGTGGTCAGTTTCACCCTATAGCAACCCTGCATCCTCATAttggctcctccccctgtaCTCTTATCACCTTAAAAGTAATATGTTTTTCTGTGTCCTCAGTGTTGGTCCAATGGAAGAATTACCCACGTGCCTTTCTACTTCCTGAGTGCCGGGGTCCCACATTTTGGCCTCGGTGGCAGTCCGTCGCTGCCGCGTCCTCAAGAAGGAGCCGCAGACTTCGCCAATCAGTCGCTCTTCACCGAGCTCGTCTCGTGACGCACCCTCACCCAccagcacacactcacaagtgCTCTTTGTTATTCTGGATtatcattaaacattaaagttACCACAACAGACACTCGCTTGTGACTattgtttaaaacatttgtaCCAAAGAGACACCATTGTGAGAAAGCTGAAACATTCACCCTTTAAGTTAAAGGAGAACGGGGCAATTTAcgcatttttaattttataacATTGTCCTTTAATAAACAGTTTggtctttgcttttgtttttacgaTCAAACTTGATTCAGCAGGGATAGAGTTAACGGTATTTAAGTTCTAGGAAGTCTTGAGTCGGCTCCAAAACTTCTTAATgtctaaatgtaatttaaatccCCCCCACGAAAAATTGTATATCTTTCCAAAGTCCACTTCAATGACCAATGTGACATAAATTGTATAATTTTCCGTTGACGTGTTCTTTTTGTATGTAATATGCTAACACGGCATACTTTcgataacatttttaaattgttttcttttgtctcaaATCCGTGGcaactacattacccacaatgcaactctcGCCGCCCAAAAATTCAGTCTAGCCACTAAAGCCTCAACCTCAAACTAAAATGAGGAGCAACTCCCTTCTTTCTAACTCCAAACCTTCAGATTCTCACTTGAGTCAGTTTATCAGATGTCACACAGCTCTCTGATCCTCATTTTAGATTTTGTACTCTCCAATTCGACTACTTTATTCCGGTCCTGattctccttgttttttttccacaaacgGATTAACTggtacctttttatttttttttggtatgtTTAAAAAGAATATGCTGCTGTTAAGGCTTTAACTCAAGCTTTTATTACTCCGAACAGACCGGAGAGGAATCTGGATACAGTACAAGACGCAGGTGCGTCATTACTCTACAAAATACTTGATTCCAGTCAAGAAAATGTTCTTTATTTATGCCTAATAGTTCAGACAAACCCTGACACCGCAGACCAAAGACAGTACTTCTGTTCCTGTTGTGGTGAGATTCTCTCATGAAAATACACACTTTCAGCACAGTTTTTAACTTTCACGCACTCACACTCGCAGCCTATGCACCTACAGTCCAGAGTAACAAAACCCACTAAAGCACATATGAACTGATGAAAGAAGGAATGCGtccacatttctgtttttattcaaaactcAATTAAAAATCCACTTTGTTCTTAATTcggtttttcttttattttccaattTACATTGATTAGAagtgtaacaaaataaaaacaaaaaatcatagATCAtaataaaattaattaaaaaaatgtacacgccctcacacacacacagagacaacccACCCTGGTTGTTTTTTAGCGACCATCCTCGGTCGGCCTCCACGTATCCCTTGTCTCCCCCGTGTTATTCCGACTGCACCCCTCCTCCAGGgtggagtgtgagtgtgtggtgtGAGGCTAGTGGGAATTGGGGTTTGGGTggtgggtaggggggggggggcggggtgactAAATCACAGAACTCATAGCACCATCTGAAGAGAGAGCGACCCGAAGCAAAAGGAGGCCACGCAGCCCCAGGTTTGACTCaaagctcgttttttttttttttttgttggtcagCTCAgattttaaactcaacattttcactttgtttttcagCGTGAGGTAGCTTTAAACCATCTGGATGACTACAATagaagaaattaaaacaaattttCCTCCAGCTATTGTTTTTGGGGGATGACAACATGGGCCTTCCTCCGATGGGCGGTCGGAGGGAACGGGACGTTGGAAACATGCATCCCAAATGTAACCTCACTTTCCCAAAAAAGTGTTGGTGTGCATTaagacacatgcacagacataatgtggaaatatatatatatatatatatataaaaccatcTGGTTGTTTATAAACACAGACTTTTACAACGATAGAACCAAGGATTTATAATACACAGCAAATGTTTCACTCCTGCTCACGATGGTCGAGCCCGGAGCGCCTGGATTTTAGTTTTACTgaggatgtttctttttttgtctacACTGATTCAAAATGCCgtcgttttttgtgtgttttcaggaggGAAAcatggagggaggtggagtagGACTGGGACAGAGGCTGTGCGGCTGTTCTGTAGTGGAAAAGGGAGCTTGTCTTACTTACAAAGTAAACCCGGTCCAGTCCTACCTCAACTCTGCCCATTCCGGGGTTAGACAATAAATAAGTGACATCAAGTCATGTTTCTGTTCTCCACAACTTGCTCGCtcggtccctcttcttcttcttcttcctcctggctCGGACTCATTTCccgacgggggggtgggggggggggggggggtgtgggaaaCATGACTGGAT
This sequence is a window from Pungitius pungitius chromosome 1, fPunPun2.1, whole genome shotgun sequence. Protein-coding genes within it:
- the aaas gene encoding aladin isoform X1, with protein sequence MCSLALFPPPLPSGQTTLCESNNELLSGTASEQPQKQESSPPSLYFPRESLKLHSRTESSSKAAFLDHSETLWMRSAAAWRDGGCTGLLDEITNSNTEVPKWLSVGSGFSLALLRWFSSFHGSMFPHLTLSSEDMLAEFSQVLNWSDCVVRAFAWHPHTDKFALALLDDSIKIHNPKSATTPTLKHRLQRSVAAVQWKPLCASALAVACQNCLLVWHVDPCSLSTRPSSGCAQVLSHPGHSPVTSIAWSPSGSLLLSASPMDTAMMVWDVASESCVPLQRVGGGGVTFLSWSPDGSHVLASTPSALFRVWETRMWTCERWPCVKGRCQSGCWSPDGSRLLFAVQGEAVIYAMTFSDKPAGVPTCTSTGPQAAAAVADLSETTFNTPEGDITVGGEIQSLSWDPTGERLAVLLKGDPQAADRPSIIAIFKTRTNPIFELLPCGFVQGELDAEPRLMQFHPNFQHGALLTVCWSNGRITHVPFYFLSAGVPHFGLGGSPSLPRPQEGAADFANQSLFTELVS
- the aaas gene encoding aladin isoform X2, whose protein sequence is MCSLALFPPPLPSGQTTLCESNNELLSGTASEQPQKQESSPPSLYFPRESLKLHSRTESSSKAAFLDHSETLWMRSAAAWRDGGCTGLLDEITNSNTEVPKWLSVGSGFSLALLRWFSSFHGSMFPHLTLSSEDMLAEFSQVLNWSDCVVRAFAWHPHTDKFALALLDDSIKIHNPKSATTPTLKHRLQRSVAAVQWKPLCASALAVACQNCLLVWHVDPCSLSTRPSSGCAQVLSHPGHSPVTSIAWSPSGSLLLSASPMDTAMMVWDVASESCVPLQRVGGGGVTFLSWSPDGSHVLASTPSALFRVWETRMWTCERWPCVKGRCQSGCWSPDGSRLLFAVQGEAVIYAMTFSDKPGVPTCTSTGPQAAAAVADLSETTFNTPEGDITVGGEIQSLSWDPTGERLAVLLKGDPQAADRPSIIAIFKTRTNPIFELLPCGFVQGELDAEPRLMQFHPNFQHGALLTVCWSNGRITHVPFYFLSAGVPHFGLGGSPSLPRPQEGAADFANQSLFTELVS